From the genome of Aquila chrysaetos chrysaetos chromosome 8, bAquChr1.4, whole genome shotgun sequence:
AGTTCATGAGGAGCTGGTGATGCTTCTACCTGTTAGAGGAGTTTGTTCCAAGAGCAGGGGTCCACCTTggacagcaacaaaacaaaagccactgATTTGTATTGAAGCCCATCAATTTAGGAACAGGACTGGATGAAGTGACTCCCTGTCAAGGCAGGGACCAGAGCTGACGGTGCTGCAGGTCCTCCCAGGGCTATGTTCTGAGGTTTGAAACTTCTGCAGTAACGTGATGGTGGGGAAGGCAAGGGACCGCAAAAGCGCAAAAATCTTTTGAGGAAGATGATGCATGCTGATACTCAGCAGATGGTAACACAAAACCACCCAAAAGCAGAAAGCGGGGGGGAAGTCCACTTACTCACTTGAGCTGCTGATAATCTAGAAAGGATGCTGCAAGCATGTGGGAGAAGGCCACAGGGATGCTGGGCACTAGCAGTCCTGCACACTGAGATTTTTCATGTGGTAGTTGAACACCTTCCCCAGAAAGGGTCTGGCGGAGGATATGGGGATCCTCCCGTTTCCTACAGCACTGGGTTCTGGTGGATGCTCTGGCAGGTGAAGCAGGATCTGCCGTGGAGAGGAGAGATAACAAGAAAGGAGACTCTTTCCTGTTGCCCCTTCACCACAGACAATTTCTCACGTGTCAGTGCAAAAGCAGAACCCACTTCATTTCACTGAGTCTCAGTAAAAAGTGCACGTCCGCAGCCCTTGGCTGCATGAGCTGAGGAAGCACCTGAACACCCCGAGTGTCTGAAGGCAGCGTGGCACACAGCACAACGTTCCTGTGCTAGCGAAAGCACACAGAGGAGGAGGGTCTCGTAAATGTCAGTGACGCCAGGGCGTGTCACGAGCTTCTCGCAGAGGTGCAGGAAGTATAAAAGACAGAGTTTCCCAAAAAGGGTCTCTGGCAAGAGCTGCGGTGCGTTGAGGCTGCGCTAGAGCGTACGATGCTCTTGCTAACCTTGTGACTTCACCTCCGTTTGAAACAAGACCATGGATGGTGGTGAGTACCTGTTCTGCAGCCTCTGGCTTTGTCTTCAGCTTTATTAATAATGCCAAATTCATGCCCTATGACACATAGACGAAGCACTTTTAACAGACTATTTAAACAATATAAAAGACTTTCATCTTcctcatatattttttttttaatagtaaagcTCTTTTTTACAAGCTCAAAAAACTCTACTTCAGAaacacacacatgaaaaaatagGCTTGGAGGCAATTTCAAGGAGCTATTTTGTCCCAAAGCAAATGAGCTCTTCTCACATAGTTTGTACCTTTTCTTCTATGttcttaataaaacattaaaaaaaaaaaaagagaatgctATCTCCTTGGCaacattttaattcagtgaaTAAATCAAGGAATTAGGAGCAAGGACATCTAAGTTTATTGTTGGCTAAGTCTGTCCAGTCTTTTGCAAATTGTTTCTATTCATGAATATCTTTACTGCGGCAACAAAACTTTGCTGCAAAAATTATGGGTTTGCGCTTGTTCCAAGCTGGAACAGCCCTGAGTAAGTGCATTTGTTATGGGTCTGTATTACCACAGATTACCCCATCACAAAGCACGCAGAGAGGAGCAAGTAAGCAAGAGAAGCCTCTTTTCTTTGGTATATGACATCCCATTAGCCCAGGAGGCACAAGACagtctgtttctgtttctcgCTGAAagtttcaaattttcttttgccatttaTTATTGTTCTTTCACTCCCAGTGCTCTGCAGGCACCAACTTCCAGAAGCTTGAGCAGGTGGGCAGCTCTAGGAGGTGAATGGCACTGTGGGTTGGAGATATAGCAGATAGGATGCAGGCTCTTCTTTCCTCTAAGACTATGATGTATTCCTTTTTcgcttgtttttatttttttttattgctcaaGTATTTGCAAACACTAATCCCAGTGTGACTGAGGGAGTGCAGGGAAGAGGAATAAATGCAATAGCCTAGGTCAGTAAGTTAGTTTATAACCAGATTAACCAAACTGGGTTTATAATACAACCGCTACCTCTCTATGCCAGAGAGCTCAGTCAGAGCTGTAAGAAGGATGGTGAGAGGGATGAGACAGTAGCCATGGAGTTCATCCCAGTAAAGCCCTGTTCCAGGTGTAATGAATTAAGCCTTGTAACAGGATGAAATGGGAGGTGTCACTGCCTTTTCTCTGTGACATTTTCAAATCAGAGCTTTAAATTAACTGGGACGTGAGAAGGTTCCCTGTgcctcccagcactgcagcaggcagTATATGTCCTGTGTGAAGTGCTGCACACAGAGCTAGAGACAGTCTGTGAATACACCAAGATTTGAGCACCCAATTCCCTACAGGTGCCTTAGACCGTAGCACAGGAATGGGGACTATTGCCCTCtccttttttgaagaaattaagatgCAAAAACTTAAAGTGACTCATGCAAAATCACACAGCTAGTGTGGTACAGCTGGGAAAATAACCacttctttttgtctctttgtcCACTGTTTCAGCCCCTAAACTAGTCCTCATTTTCCAGGCAGGGATTTCTCCTCTTGAAAGGTCTGCAGCGATTTCTGGATTAAGCAGAGGGGTGTTCCACATACAGTGCAGCTGGTGCTGAACCCTGTGCTGCCTTGGTAAAGGGGAGCTCAGGGTCTCCCAGCCTCTGAAGTGACactggggagaagcagctgggGGATGCAGAATGCTCCAGCGGTGCACACTGGAGGTACTGGGTCCCATAGGACCCagcaggcagaagcagggaaggggcagagggaaCTCTTCTCAGGGATGCCTCCTCACAGCTTCTGGCAATCAGTGGCTTAGGAAATCCCTGAATTTTGGAATCCCTGCATCCAAACCAACACATCATAACCCAGTGGGACCTGCTCACCACACATCACTCTCATTTAAACTTTTGGCCTCTGCAACATCATGTGGGTGCTTTGTAGGTTTCTTGTTTTAAGGGGTTCAGTATTTGGGGGGGGTTTGTCCTACTATTGTATTTCAGAGGAATATTCcaaaagaagtatttcacaGCACTGGAAGATGCACAGCAttattgcttgcttttttttttttttttttttttttttttttaacagttataTAGGAAACATGATTGGCTCACTTAAATTCATTCTTAACTTGCTTATCTCTGCTTATCTTGTCTTTTGATTCACAATTTCCTAAAAGGGGTGCAGACAGATAATTAACTTTCTTCTGTAACAGATCTAGgaacacatgaaataaaaatatgacttATGTTTCACTGGGTCTATTCACTCCTGAAATGATGGTATCTTTCCTCTGCTAGTTGTGAGAAGTAGAGGGGAAAGGTGGGGGGAGAACAGGGACTGTACTGTTAACTGCCAATAGTCATTATATCATTTAAGTATGATTaatatttctcagaaatacCCAGTTCTTCCCCCAAAAGTCTACTATACTGATGGTGAAGAGGCACCAGAAACCGGTACATGTTTAAAGATATAAACAGTACGTTACTCGCTGCCTACATCCGTGCTAAGGTGCTCAAGACTGAAACTTTTGCTTTGCAATTTTGGccaacagaaaaacattctttcacCGCGAGGGTTTAGCCAGAGCAGGTTTGCTCAGCTTTGCCAATACTCCCTAAAGCATTCCCAACTTTGGTTTTCACTTCACGCATTCCTCAGCACCAGCAGAGGTGAGCAGCTGCTCCTCCACACTGGCCCTGCTTAGAGCCTGACCTGCTTGGGTAGGAGCTGACCTAGTGCTTCATTCTGCAGGATTTTGTTTGTCCAGTCAGTTTTAACCATCCTGCATGgttgtgtttcttctctttcctcctctgggTGGATTTTCTGCTACCAAATATTTCTCACTGTCAGAAGTTTTTCTGGGCATACCTGTGTGGGATTCACTGCTACTACAGCTTCTTTTATCTTGCTTAAGATTGGTTGCTGATGCTGACGGAGATTCAGATAAATTGGAAGGGGTTCATCTGTCCAAACTCACCAAGCCTTCTGCCATAACATGGAATGAACTGCATCCCAGGTGCCTACCTCATGGCAGTTGAGCCATACCTTAAAAACatccatttctttccctttactATCAAGGCAGCCTAAACAACTAACCACATGTCAAGGGCTATAGTTCAGTGGGATGAATCCCACCTCTTGTGCTTACTCTATGGAGGaggattttcaaaactgatgGGTCactgtcccctctcccccatgCCCTGCCACCAACAGCAGAGATCAGACCCCTTCCCTCTTTCATTTGCATGGAGCAAGTCTCCTTCCCACCTTTTCCCAGGTCCTGCAGGACAGGAGCATGCTTTTGAGAACTGCAGCAAACCACTGCATCACCAGCTGAGGGACTTGGGGGCTGACATGAGGCTTTATAATACATCTGACTCATTTGCTGTAATGggtttttgttgtctttttataAAATGAGGTTTCTATTTCAACTGTTTGTGGGGACTTTTGAGaggggttttttcttaatattttgagGAACAAAACTTTAGGAAAATACCCACAGCAGAGAActgccagagggaaaaaaaaaaaaaaaaaagaaagaaaaagtcaagaaaGCTACCTAAAATTGCCTATTGAACTCCAGAGTATGTctcatttcctctctgcaactcatttgctgcttctcccactcCCCCACTGCCCTGGACCCCTAAGAGcactgcagggagaagggagtcTCATCCAGTCTGTCTGAAACTAGTGACACAGGGACTCGCTCAACAAACTCACGCGGGAGGACCACAAGGCTGCGTTGCCACTCTGGTTATGCCTTTGCAAATGCGTAAGCTGAGGTGGGGGGacagaaagaggagaagaaacagtgcaggctttttttatattgaaaaatcATTTGACATTTAAGACACCTGAAACAgcaaccggggggggggggggaagcgtaAAGATCTTCAAAGGAATGATACTTAGCTGAACTGTTTCAGGATCGTTAGTTGAGTCACTTTATCAGTTCTATTTCGTTAGTCACTTCACagtgcattaagaaaaaaagaaaagaagagcaaCTCACCAGGGCTGCAAGCTCATGACTTTTCAGATTAAGTAAAGGCTGGGCTGGTCCTGGGGCTTGAAGGGGAGatgcaaaaaaagcagaggaagatggTACCGCGCTTAGGGGGCAATTGTCCTGGGCTGGCCAGCTGGTGCATCAGCCTGGCACTAGGCGGCACCGCGTCCTTTGCATGAGgcaacagaaaactgcaaacCAAGCAATGCACTGACAGTCGGATTTAGGTTGGTGCCCTTCCTCTGAGGGCTGAGAGTGGCTCTTCTCCTTTGCCTCCTTTTTATACAGCTTCTAGGAACTTAATTGCCTTTGAGGCCTCAGCCCCTGCCCAATGTGTTTGAGATGGGCCAGCAGAGGTAATTATTACCCAGGCACAGGCAGACATAAGCACCAACTCCAGGAGTCCCCTGGAAACCAGGCTATTAAGAAGGTGGAACCGAAGACTAAAGACTCCAATGGCTgggctttttttgcaaaagtCAGGGACCCCATGCCTGTGtcccaggcagggagggcaATTACAGTCTAGGCTTGCTTAAATTCACCCAGCAGgtgaatttaaaaacacaacattataccagctaggaagaaaattaactctatcccagccaaaaccaggacacaggttTAAGTGGTTTGggctttcagtgtatttcctgTGTGTAATATGCAAAAAAAGTTAGATTAGCAGTTTGAAGGGTGAGATGGCTACACCATATAGTCACCAAACCTCTTCCTGCAGTCTGGGACTGATCACAGTGAAAGTCATCAGACAccaaaaatacagacagaacTTAGTCCCCCTTAATCCTCAAGCCCAACCTTGGCATACTCCATTCCTGACTGTAAACTGCACTATTACACCTTTCAGAGTCCCCCAGGAGGATTCAGAGGTGAGGGGTGTATAAACATAAATAAGCGCCCAGCTGCATAAgtataaaagatgaaaatacgGGAGAAAGGCAAGGCACAAACTTCTACAAGACATAGTGGGAAGCTCACATATGGCTCTGGGGATCAGAAGCACGAGGGTTTTTTCACATCACTGAGGATCTCTCACCCACTCATATATAAACAAGCTTCTCCAATCACAGATACCAAAAGTAACTATTTCTGTTATTAATGATGCTATTGCACGTGACAAAGTGGGGATACTGGTGCAACAGCTGCAATTACCTGAAGTAGTGGAAGTTCACCATCCTGGTCCAGTGCAATACCTGAACAGGAGGGtggcagagaagggaagggtgcAAAGGGGCTctgcaaagaaacagaacagagcTGCGTACAATAGACTGCTAAGCACAAGAGGGGCAAAGGAATCAGCCAAATTTATGAACAAACAGGCTTATCCACAGGGAGAAAGCCATACTCCCTGAAAGAAACAGGCAGCTGAAGCCAAAGGCATCTCCTGTCTCTGCCCCAGCTTTGCTCAGTGACCCTGGACCAGATAATCAGCAGGGAAGCGAGGGGCTGCAGCGCAGGGAACTAGCCAGTGCCTAGAGAGACATCCTAGGATGAGCAGCATGACAGGGATGCTGATGCCAACTGATGACAGCTGATGCCAACTCTCCCTCAAGGAAGGACAAATCTTCTGCTTGCGCCAGAACAGACAGAGGCGAGGGCTTTCTCACAGTTACCACATCACCTTCTAGCTTGAGCAACTTTCAGTCCTAACTGCCCAAGGTAGATGCTGGTACGAGCTTTAAATAGAGCAAAGAGAAAGCTTTCACTGGCTTCTATGCCTCTGCTAACCACAGCAGGAAGAGCTGTTTGTCTGAGATTGCTCTCACCATTATCACATCTGgctctgaatttaatttttcctcccaGCTGTCAGCATCCTGTATCTCCACAtccaaaggcagcagaagcCAACTCTGATATTTAGAGACAAGCAATAAATTTCAGCCAGCTTCAGTCATGTATatcctgcagggagcagagctttCCTGTTCTGCAGTCCAGTCACCGCGCTGTCAGGGAACAGCTGGGCCAAATTTATTGCACTCACAGCTGTATGTTTTTACGTGGGTTGAGTATGCTACACCCTCACAGCTCAGAACAAGGCACAGGAGACAGGATGCTGACTgtctataggaaaaaaaaaagtataaaataaaaataggtacACTGTGCACAAGTTAACTGTCCTTAGCTATCAGCCTTTACAGATGAACCTGGAGGGGCCAGACTCCTGAGACTTAAAATCTGTGCTCTGACAGTAAATTGTTATGTGACCCCGGGTTATCCTGTTAGCATCTTCATCAGGTTTTAGTTTACCCAGCTGTGGGGAGCTTTGCAGGGTTGAGAATGCCATGGTCAAGTATGCTACCACTGCTTTTTCAAAGTGAGCATCATGTGGAAATCCCCACTCAACTATGAACACTAACACAGTGTCTCCTTCTTCTATAGGCAAGCAGTTAAAGGTCACCCTTGTTTTCAGCCTTCCTCTAATTTTTCAGGTAAGATGTTAAAAACAACATTGTTGAAATCCAGCTGCATTTGTGTTGTGGGTAAAGAGAGATCTCGAAAACTCTGAcaggcaaaaagcagccacccacagccctgcagagatgCGTAGGGACACGGCTGCTCACACTAAGGATCCAGCCTGCGCGGAGGTGGGCGGTGAGACAGCAGGGCTAGAGgccagaggaaaaacaaacaggaggagcgaagacaaagagaaaaccaaaacaatgaCACACACTGCGATTTTAAGATGGCCTGGACTGTTAAAACCCAGTCCCCTTCTAGCACCAAAATGAGCATTTTCAGGAAAGACAAGAGCATCCTATGCTGAGTGCTTGTGAAGAGCCAGCTCGTTGCAAATACCTGGTCAGAGTGCTGGGCTTTAACTGAGGTCAGTGTTGAAGAGCTGGCGTGCCCAAGGAAGAAGGGTTCAGCATCTTCCTCTGCCTGTTCCTCCTAAGAGTAAACCTGAAGCAGGAAGGAGAACCCAAAGCACCGAGCTGTGCTGTGACCAGCTCCTGAAccgcgggcccggccccggTGCTCCCACAACCACAGGAGCAGCTTGGGCTCCGAGAggctcagcagagcagggagagttTTGCAAGCCcgtttcttttccctttcacttCTGGTGGCATGCCTCCAGATAGCAGGCAGGATGTGGTGAAAGCCAAGCCTGCCTGAGATGGAGAGCGAGCTAAGATATTCAGTGATAACAGGTAGAGGTATCCAGGGGAAACCTTTCATCTCTGTGCAATGAAGAGAAGGTACTGGAGACTAATAAGTCACAAAAAAGCAGGGCAGAGATACCACAAGCTCACTCTGCCCTGTAGGTTATGACAGTGTAGGAAGATGAAACGAGAATAATCAGAACTTAAATCAGGGGCAGGGGCCTGAATGAGACACCAGCAACGTGTCCGTGCCAGCACGGTAACAGTTTCCTGCTTCACTCACTGCATTTCCTCACGGTCTCATTGACACCTCTATTAATTTAGCAGAGAAAACAGCCCAGGGAGGCTCCGGCTTTGTCTTCCCACGGAGCCCTTTGCTCGCAGCCCTGCTCGGCAGGctcagccctggctggggggggggcacggggcgGCAGCGGGACCAGAAAGCCCGGGAGGACACCGGCACTTGCCATGCCAGGTTGCTGCCGGTTACAAAAACAACCGCTGCAGTCCTCTTCTAGCACTGGCACGAGCAAGCAGGGGAGGTGAGCAACAGGGATCTCTCAgatgggagaagggagggaataCTGAAGTTAGAAAATGCCTAAGGAGTACAGTCCGTCAAGAGGAAACATTACCCCTGCTGAGAGAAGGAGAACGCTGAAGGATGtattattttccccattttatcCAACAGCTGACTATGTACATACAGCTGTATGTGGGTCCTGAAACATTCTGGAAAGCAGCCACACGTTTGAGAGTTTGCAGGTGTTACTTCGGCTGAGCACTAAACTAAACATTTCTCACGGAATTCCCGCTTTGagccccaaaaaaccccacaccctACTTATGGGAAATGTTTTCAGCCACGAGAGCTTGCCAACTCTGTTCACGATGTTGGCATGAGCCACCCCTTGGGAACTCCCTGGGACTTCTCTGCAGCTGGGTGCTCCTGCCTGCTTCACAGCCTGAGACGGCCACGCAGGGGCACAGTACCTGTCCCAATAcactcttcttttcttccctgttctaGTTCTGCACCGGCAACAACGTCACCGATGACTACGACTCCAACACCACCATCGACTACACCATGTTCGAGACCCTGTGCGAGAAAGAAGAAGTCCGTAACTTCcgtgctgccttcctcccagccATGTACTCCCTCATCTGCTTCACGGGGCTGCTGGGGAACGGGCTGGTGATGCTCACCTACATCTACTTCAAGAGGCTCAAGACCATGACTGACATCTATTTGCTGAACCTGGCTCTGGCAGACATCCTTTTCCTGCTGACCCTCCCCTTTTGGGCCACAAGTGCAGCCATGCACTGGCTTTTTGGGGAGTTTGCCTGCAAAGCCGTCTATTGCATCTGCAAAATGAGTTTCTTTAGCGGGATGCTGCTCCTCCTGTCCATCAGCATCGACAGGTACTTTGCCATCGTTCAGGCTGCCTCAGCCCACCGCTTTCGTCCCCGCATGATATTCATTAGCAAGGTCACATGCATCCTCATTTGGCTCCTGGCCTTCATCCTCTCAATCCCTGAGCTGGTTCACAGCGGTGTAAATAACTCGGACAACCATCCCCGTTGTTCCATCATCGCTAATGACTTGCAGACCTTCAACACTGGCATCAAAGTGTCCCAGATGGTTTTTGGCTTCTTATTTCCCCTAATCGTCATGTCCGTCTGCTACCTCATCATCATCAAAACATTACTCCAGGCCCGCAACTTCGAGAAGAATAAAGCCATCAAGGTCATCATCGCCGTGGTAATTGTCTTTGTTGTCTTCCAGCTGCCCTACAATGGTGTCATGCTGGCCAAGACCATCTC
Proteins encoded in this window:
- the CCR7 gene encoding C-C chemokine receptor type 7 → MDGGKQLKVTLVFSLPLIFQFCTGNNVTDDYDSNTTIDYTMFETLCEKEEVRNFRAAFLPAMYSLICFTGLLGNGLVMLTYIYFKRLKTMTDIYLLNLALADILFLLTLPFWATSAAMHWLFGEFACKAVYCICKMSFFSGMLLLLSISIDRYFAIVQAASAHRFRPRMIFISKVTCILIWLLAFILSIPELVHSGVNNSDNHPRCSIIANDLQTFNTGIKVSQMVFGFLFPLIVMSVCYLIIIKTLLQARNFEKNKAIKVIIAVVIVFVVFQLPYNGVMLAKTISAFNHTSSCEESKQLDMADDVTYTLACFRCCLNPFLYAFIGVKFRNDLFKLLKELGCLSQERLWQLSTCRESKRFSFAMETETTTTFSP